The Streptococcus mitis genome has a segment encoding these proteins:
- a CDS encoding dihydroorotase — translation MLLIKNGRVMDPKSGLDQVCDILVQDGKIVKIAPEIKEEGAEIIDATGLVVAPGLVDIHVHFREPGQTHKEDIHTGALAAAAGGFTTVVMMANTSPTISDVDTLQEVLQSAAKEKIHVKTVATITKNFNGKDLTDFETLLEAGAVGFSDDGIPLESSKVVKEAMEEAKKLNTFISLHEEDPGLNGILGFNENIAKEHFHICGATGVAEYAMMARDVMIAYATKAHVHIQHLSKEESVKVVEFAQGLGAQVTAEVAPQHFSKTEALLLTQGSNAKMNPPLRLESDRRAVIEGLKSGVITVIATDHAPHHADEKNVADITKAPSGMTGLETSLSLGLTYLVEAGELSLMELLEKMTYNPAKLYNFEAGYLAENGPADITIFDAKSDRLVDSHFASKATNSPFIGETLKGQVKYTICKGQIVYQN, via the coding sequence ATGCTACTAATCAAAAATGGTCGTGTAATGGATCCCAAGTCTGGTTTGGATCAAGTGTGTGATATTTTAGTCCAAGATGGGAAAATTGTCAAAATTGCGCCTGAGATTAAAGAAGAAGGAGCAGAAATCATTGATGCTACTGGTCTTGTGGTTGCGCCTGGACTGGTTGATATCCATGTTCATTTCCGTGAGCCTGGTCAAACTCATAAAGAGGATATTCATACTGGGGCCCTAGCAGCCGCTGCAGGTGGTTTTACAACGGTTGTCATGATGGCTAATACCAGTCCAACCATTTCAGACGTTGATACTTTGCAAGAAGTTCTCCAGTCAGCTGCCAAAGAGAAGATTCATGTCAAGACGGTTGCGACCATCACTAAGAATTTTAATGGCAAAGATTTGACTGACTTTGAGACACTCTTAGAAGCAGGTGCGGTTGGTTTCTCAGATGACGGTATTCCACTTGAAAGCAGTAAAGTTGTCAAGGAAGCCATGGAGGAAGCCAAAAAGCTTAATACCTTTATCAGTCTCCATGAGGAAGATCCGGGATTGAATGGGATTCTTGGCTTTAACGAAAATATTGCTAAAGAACATTTCCATATCTGCGGTGCGACTGGAGTGGCTGAGTATGCTATGATGGCGCGTGATGTCATGATTGCCTATGCAACTAAGGCTCATGTCCATATTCAGCATTTGTCTAAAGAAGAAAGTGTTAAAGTAGTGGAGTTTGCTCAAGGTCTGGGTGCTCAAGTTACAGCAGAAGTAGCGCCACAGCATTTTTCTAAGACCGAAGCTCTCCTTTTGACACAAGGTAGCAATGCTAAGATGAATCCGCCACTTCGTTTGGAATCAGACCGTCGCGCGGTTATCGAAGGGCTCAAATCAGGCGTCATCACTGTGATTGCGACAGATCACGCGCCTCACCATGCAGATGAAAAAAATGTTGCAGATATTACCAAAGCGCCATCTGGTATGACAGGTTTAGAAACATCCCTATCTCTTGGCTTGACCTATTTGGTGGAAGCTGGGGAGTTGAGCTTGATGGAATTACTCGAAAAGATGACATACAATCCAGCAAAACTTTATAACTTTGAAGCAGGTTACTTGGCTGAGAATGGTCCAGCAGATATCACTATTTTTGATGCTAAGTCTGACCGCCTTGTGGACTCCCATTTTGCTTCGAAAGCAACTAATTCACCATTTATCGGTGAAACCTTAAAAGGGCAGGTTAAATACACCATCTGTAAGGGACAAATCGTCTATCAAAACTAG
- a CDS encoding NUDIX hydrolase gives MPQLATICYIDNGKELLMLHRNKKPNDVHAGKWIGVGGKLERGETPQECAAREILEETGLKAKPVLKGVITFPEFTPDLDWYTYVFKVTEFEGDLIDCNEGTLEWVPYDEVLSKPTWEGDHTFVEWLLEDKPFFSAKFVYDGDKLLDTQVDFYE, from the coding sequence ATGCCTCAGTTAGCGACGATTTGCTACATTGATAACGGGAAAGAACTGCTCATGCTTCATCGCAATAAAAAGCCAAATGATGTCCATGCGGGTAAATGGATTGGTGTGGGTGGTAAGCTAGAAAGAGGTGAGACCCCTCAGGAATGCGCGGCGCGTGAAATCCTTGAAGAAACAGGGCTCAAAGCCAAGCCAGTTCTAAAAGGTGTCATCACTTTTCCTGAATTCACACCAGATTTAGACTGGTACACCTATGTTTTTAAGGTGACAGAGTTTGAGGGGGATTTGATTGACTGTAATGAGGGGACGTTAGAATGGGTTCCCTATGACGAGGTTTTGAGCAAGCCGACTTGGGAAGGTGACCATACCTTTGTTGAGTGGCTTTTAGAGGATAAACCCTTCTTTTCAGCCAAGTTTGTTTATGATGGGGATAAATTGTTGGATACCCAAGTTGATTTCTATGAATAA
- a CDS encoding uracil-DNA glycosylase produces the protein MEHSSWHALIKEQLPEGYFGKINQFMEQVYSQGTIYPPKEKVFQALLTTPLEEVKVVILGQDPYHGPGQAQGLSFSVPDSIPAPPSLQNILKELSDDLGVKKSHDLTAWAEQGVLLLNACLTVPAGQANGHAGQIWEPFTDAVIQVVNHLDRPVVFVLWGAYARKKKALVTNPHHLIIESAHPSPLSVYRGFWGSKPFSKANAFLKETGQEPIDWLR, from the coding sequence ATGGAACACTCGTCTTGGCATGCTTTGATTAAGGAGCAATTACCTGAGGGTTATTTCGGGAAAATCAATCAGTTTATGGAGCAGGTCTATTCTCAAGGGACTATTTATCCGCCCAAAGAAAAGGTTTTTCAGGCTCTCTTGACAACACCGCTTGAAGAAGTTAAGGTGGTGATTCTAGGGCAAGATCCCTATCACGGGCCAGGTCAAGCGCAGGGCTTGAGTTTTTCTGTACCCGACTCTATCCCAGCTCCGCCATCCTTGCAAAATATCTTGAAAGAATTGTCAGATGATCTTGGCGTTAAGAAATCCCATGATTTGACAGCTTGGGCTGAGCAAGGAGTCTTGCTTCTCAATGCTTGTTTGACGGTTCCTGCTGGACAGGCCAATGGTCATGCCGGTCAGATATGGGAGCCTTTTACTGATGCTGTGATTCAGGTGGTCAATCATCTAGATAGACCAGTTGTTTTTGTACTCTGGGGAGCTTATGCACGTAAGAAGAAGGCCTTAGTTACCAATCCTCATCACTTGATTATCGAATCAGCCCATCCCAGTCCTTTATCAGTTTATAGAGGATTTTGGGGTTCCAAGCCTTTTTCCAAGGCCAATGCATTCTTAAAAGAGACAGGACAAGAGCCAATCGATTGGCTTAGATAA
- a CDS encoding YjjG family noncanonical pyrimidine nucleotidase — protein sequence MSYKFLLFDLDHTLLDFDAAEDVALTQLLKEEGVADIQAYKDYYVPMNKALWKDLEQKKISKQELVNTRFSRLFAHFGQEKDGSFLAQRYQFYLAQQGQTFSGTHQLLDSLIERDYDLYAATNGITAIQTGRLAQSGLAPYFNQVFISEQLQTQKPDALFYEKIGQEIAGFSKEKTLMIGDSLTADIQGGNNAGIDTIWYNPHHLENHTQAQPTYEVHSYQDLLDCLDKL from the coding sequence TTGTCCTACAAATTTCTACTTTTCGACCTCGACCACACCTTGCTTGATTTTGATGCTGCTGAGGATGTGGCTCTGACGCAACTTCTAAAAGAAGAAGGAGTTGCGGATATCCAAGCCTACAAAGACTATTACGTTCCTATGAACAAGGCTCTCTGGAAGGATTTGGAGCAAAAGAAAATCAGCAAACAAGAGCTGGTTAACACGCGCTTTTCTCGTTTATTTGCTCATTTTGGACAGGAAAAGGACGGTAGTTTTCTAGCCCAGCGTTACCAATTTTACCTCGCCCAGCAGGGGCAAACTTTTTCAGGCACTCATCAACTCTTAGACAGCCTTATCGAGCGTGATTATGACTTGTATGCTGCGACAAATGGCATTACTGCTATCCAGACAGGGCGTTTGGCTCAATCGGGTCTGGCGCCTTATTTCAATCAAGTTTTTATCTCAGAACAGTTGCAAACACAAAAGCCTGATGCTCTCTTTTATGAAAAAATCGGTCAAGAGATTGCTGGATTTAGTAAAGAAAAGACGCTGATGATTGGAGATTCTCTAACTGCTGATATTCAAGGTGGTAATAATGCTGGGATTGACACTATCTGGTACAACCCTCATCATCTCGAAAATCACACACAAGCCCAGCCAACCTACGAAGTCCATTCTTACCAAGACTTGCTGGATTGTTTAGATAAACTGTAA
- a CDS encoding ATP-binding protein: protein MDKLVFQENDTIGSVIYVDTNQVLIEVEDNEKISLLNVGSIVAIQTTRSFEFTIGIIDKVRRKANELMELEDLTDEYNENFEEEAYISSDVIQVSLIGTYKTVDGDTKNCFKRGIDTFPQITHHCYSINGNNLKLFMNIISDDVSLDKQLLIGKFAIDDNATAILDGDKFFQRHASILGSTGSGKSWCVANLIEEASKLNNPNIIVLDMHGEYKSLCDTERKYADYYKIAGPGDLENDDEKYIFLPYWLLNRDEMLSMVLDRSDSNAPNQASRFTFHVRSLKEDSLRKLNKTKVLSTFTVDSPIPFDIKDLIVELKKDDTQKGIGAKGQPVKGDWEGKLTRFISRLETKITDKRYGFLFQPNNNTLNYDWLSKLLCKMIGADDERKGIKIIDFSEVPSDVLPIVTGIISRLLFDVQIWMNEEKRTPFAILCDEAHLYLPIQEDADSVQKQALGNFERIAKEGRKYGISLVVISQRPSDVSKTILSQCNNFLVLRLSNDRDKSVIRNLLPDALKGILDQLPLLDVGEAIAVGDAILLPSRIRLKTPQLKPISATKNFWIEWENSKADNAAIIEAVENMRCQTKE from the coding sequence ATGGATAAGTTAGTATTTCAAGAAAATGATACAATAGGTTCTGTTATATATGTGGATACTAATCAGGTTTTAATTGAAGTGGAAGATAATGAGAAAATATCATTATTAAATGTTGGTAGTATTGTTGCTATTCAAACCACAAGATCCTTTGAGTTTACGATTGGTATTATAGATAAAGTAAGACGAAAAGCAAATGAATTGATGGAATTAGAAGATTTAACTGATGAATATAATGAAAACTTTGAAGAAGAAGCCTACATTTCATCAGATGTAATCCAAGTTTCGTTAATTGGGACATACAAAACGGTTGACGGCGATACTAAAAATTGTTTCAAAAGAGGAATTGATACTTTCCCACAAATTACACATCATTGTTATTCGATTAATGGTAATAACTTAAAATTATTTATGAATATTATTAGTGATGATGTTTCTTTGGATAAACAATTGCTTATAGGAAAATTTGCAATTGATGACAATGCTACTGCAATTTTAGACGGCGATAAATTTTTTCAAAGACATGCCTCTATTTTGGGAAGTACAGGTTCAGGTAAAAGTTGGTGTGTTGCAAATTTGATAGAGGAAGCCAGCAAACTTAATAATCCTAATATTATTGTTCTTGATATGCATGGTGAATATAAGTCATTATGTGATACAGAGAGAAAATATGCTGACTATTATAAAATTGCTGGACCAGGAGATCTAGAAAATGACGATGAAAAATATATTTTCTTGCCATACTGGTTATTAAATAGAGATGAAATGCTATCTATGGTGTTAGACAGATCTGATAGTAATGCTCCTAATCAAGCTTCTAGATTTACATTTCATGTAAGAAGTTTGAAAGAAGATTCTTTGAGAAAATTAAATAAAACTAAAGTTTTAAGTACATTTACAGTCGATTCTCCGATCCCTTTTGATATTAAAGACTTGATTGTAGAATTGAAGAAAGATGATACTCAAAAAGGGATTGGTGCAAAAGGGCAACCAGTAAAAGGCGATTGGGAAGGTAAGTTAACACGTTTTATTTCTAGACTAGAGACAAAGATTACGGATAAACGATATGGATTTTTGTTTCAGCCAAATAATAATACATTAAATTATGATTGGCTATCCAAGTTATTGTGTAAGATGATTGGTGCAGATGACGAAAGAAAAGGTATAAAAATTATTGACTTTTCAGAAGTGCCTTCCGATGTTTTGCCTATAGTTACTGGAATCATTTCAAGATTACTGTTTGATGTGCAAATTTGGATGAATGAAGAAAAAAGAACTCCGTTCGCTATTTTGTGCGATGAAGCTCATTTATATCTTCCAATACAAGAGGATGCTGATAGTGTTCAAAAACAAGCACTAGGAAATTTTGAGAGAATTGCAAAAGAAGGTAGAAAATATGGAATATCTTTAGTTGTTATTAGTCAGAGACCTTCCGATGTAAGTAAAACAATTTTAAGCCAATGTAATAATTTTTTGGTACTACGACTATCGAATGACAGAGATAAATCTGTAATAAGAAATTTACTTCCAGATGCTTTAAAAGGTATTTTAGATCAACTACCTCTATTAGATGTAGGAGAAGCAATAGCAGTTGGTGATGCAATATTATTGCCAAGTCGAATTAGATTAAAAACACCACAATTAAAACCTATTAGTGCAACTAAAAATTTCTGGATAGAGTGGGAAAATAGCAAGGCAGACAATGCTGCAATTATTGAAGCTGTAGAAAATATGAGGTGTCAAACTAAAGAATAG
- a CDS encoding SIR2 family protein, whose translation MDIDMDNLKKNIQSFFDQGTVTIVGSGLSCAEGISGMKALSEKLMEDVPNKLSNEDMECWRNIEETLNNGIDLESTLQQNKATNNIEKAIIESAYELISSEDIFIFKEIIEKSRTLKFSEYLSCFNVDLYNLVVITTNYDLLIEYACEIKGLVYSDSYYGKIISKYSPENAEKEMLKGIKIGKKPMNHYKTHIKIYKPHGSINWKLIDGKLNKINHVNCGTPCIITPGSNKYEKGYEEPFDYHIRKMGQEMDNAKRLIFIGYGFNDNHLETHLNKPENISKPKLIVTRTLYGNAKKIVDNSPNTIAIEEMKKNDKSCGTKIYFEKQIYEIKDKKIWDIAELIKEVF comes from the coding sequence ATGGATATAGATATGGATAATCTAAAGAAAAACATCCAAAGTTTCTTTGACCAAGGAACTGTAACAATAGTAGGTTCTGGACTATCTTGTGCTGAAGGTATTTCAGGAATGAAAGCACTATCTGAAAAGCTGATGGAAGATGTTCCTAATAAGCTAAGTAACGAAGATATGGAGTGTTGGAGAAACATAGAGGAAACCTTAAATAATGGAATAGATTTAGAATCGACACTACAACAAAATAAAGCGACAAATAACATTGAAAAAGCAATTATTGAAAGTGCATATGAACTTATTTCCAGTGAAGATATATTTATTTTTAAAGAAATTATAGAAAAAAGTAGAACATTAAAATTTTCTGAGTATTTATCATGCTTTAATGTTGATTTGTATAATTTGGTTGTAATAACAACTAATTATGATTTGTTAATAGAGTATGCTTGTGAAATCAAAGGATTGGTATATTCAGATTCATACTATGGGAAAATCATCTCTAAATATTCACCTGAAAACGCTGAAAAAGAAATGCTTAAAGGGATAAAAATAGGTAAGAAACCTATGAATCATTACAAGACACATATAAAAATATATAAACCACATGGATCAATTAATTGGAAACTCATCGATGGAAAACTTAATAAGATAAATCATGTAAATTGTGGTACTCCTTGCATAATTACCCCAGGTTCTAATAAATATGAAAAAGGATATGAAGAGCCTTTTGATTATCATATTAGAAAAATGGGGCAGGAGATGGATAATGCAAAAAGGTTAATTTTTATTGGATATGGTTTTAATGATAACCATTTGGAAACTCATTTAAATAAACCAGAAAATATTTCTAAACCTAAACTAATTGTAACTAGAACCTTATATGGTAATGCGAAAAAAATTGTTGATAATTCGCCAAATACTATAGCTATAGAAGAGATGAAAAAAAATGATAAGAGTTGTGGAACAAAAATTTACTTTGAAAAACAAATATATGAAATTAAAGATAAAAAAATATGGGATATAGCTGAATTGATTAAGGAGGTGTTTTGA
- a CDS encoding Eco57I restriction-modification methylase domain-containing protein, whose translation MNVKSKQTEEKLNGVFYTPFEIVNFLTSWITDKQQIFNVLEPSAGDGRFVKQIVELADKANVIAVEIDPLECEKIKAIDNTKVINDDFYNFYEEIKDIGIKYDAVIGNPPYIRYQFLSEEQRNYQSDILKRNGMKPNKLINSWVAFTVASIELLSLGGKFAFVLPTDLLQVSYAKELRKFIFKELKEVTIICFDNIVFSGIQQDVVLIFGIKRDMESKKTLIRNISVKDMSQLSNKIYSIPFEYYDFDNSDKWRKFLLRKNFMKFYEDKFINETTSIKDISTIEVGITTGNNKVFVVNNETVNKYSLDDYKVPLVGRSLDVVGLFYTENDISNNSLNGRKVWLLDFNNKKLNRGAQKYIKEVESRDEHKGYKLGLRDKWYEVPSIWTPDAFLLRRMGNFPKIVKNEIKATSTDTFHRIRFNEGIDVAKALVLFYSSVSLLSFELEGRVFGGGALEILPGDLKNIRLPKINNGLDYIEISKKIDEKLRENHEFTEIVKWVDNLIQPLSGFDKSEINEIYDVWNSLRRNRVE comes from the coding sequence ATGAATGTTAAAAGTAAGCAAACAGAAGAAAAATTAAACGGCGTTTTCTATACACCTTTTGAAATTGTTAATTTCCTTACAAGCTGGATTACGGATAAACAACAAATTTTTAATGTATTAGAACCATCCGCGGGAGATGGTAGATTTGTAAAACAGATAGTTGAACTTGCTGATAAAGCAAATGTTATAGCGGTTGAAATCGATCCTTTGGAATGTGAAAAAATTAAAGCTATTGATAATACAAAGGTTATAAATGATGATTTTTATAATTTTTACGAAGAGATAAAAGATATAGGAATCAAATATGATGCTGTAATAGGAAATCCTCCGTATATTAGATATCAATTTTTATCAGAAGAACAGAGAAATTATCAAAGTGATATATTAAAACGCAATGGCATGAAACCTAATAAATTGATAAATTCATGGGTTGCTTTTACAGTAGCAAGCATTGAATTATTAAGTTTGGGTGGGAAATTTGCATTTGTTCTGCCAACGGATCTTTTGCAAGTGTCTTATGCTAAGGAGCTTAGAAAGTTTATTTTCAAGGAACTAAAAGAAGTAACTATTATTTGTTTTGATAACATTGTGTTTTCTGGAATACAACAGGATGTTGTACTTATTTTTGGAATAAAAAGAGATATGGAAAGTAAAAAAACATTAATAAGGAATATTAGTGTAAAAGATATGTCTCAATTATCTAATAAAATCTATTCTATTCCATTTGAATATTATGATTTTGACAATAGTGACAAATGGAGAAAATTTTTGTTAAGAAAAAACTTTATGAAATTCTATGAAGATAAATTTATTAATGAGACTACCTCAATCAAAGATATTAGTACCATTGAAGTAGGTATTACTACTGGAAATAATAAAGTCTTTGTTGTGAATAATGAGACGGTTAATAAGTATAGCCTAGATGATTATAAAGTTCCTTTGGTAGGGAGAAGTTTAGATGTCGTTGGATTGTTTTATACAGAAAATGATATTTCGAATAATAGTTTAAATGGTAGAAAAGTTTGGCTATTAGATTTCAATAATAAGAAATTAAATAGAGGTGCCCAAAAATATATAAAGGAAGTAGAAAGTAGAGACGAACATAAAGGATATAAATTAGGTTTAAGGGATAAATGGTACGAAGTTCCATCTATATGGACTCCAGATGCATTTTTACTTAGAAGGATGGGGAATTTTCCGAAGATAGTCAAAAATGAAATTAAAGCTACGAGTACAGATACTTTTCACAGAATCAGATTTAATGAAGGAATTGATGTTGCAAAAGCATTGGTATTATTTTATTCATCAGTATCACTTCTATCTTTTGAACTAGAAGGAAGAGTTTTTGGTGGGGGAGCTTTAGAAATACTGCCAGGTGATTTAAAAAATATTAGATTACCTAAAATTAATAATGGTTTAGATTATATTGAAATCTCAAAAAAAATAGATGAAAAACTTAGAGAAAATCATGAGTTCACAGAAATTGTAAAATGGGTGGATAATTTAATTCAACCATTATCAGGGTTCGATAAATCTGAAATTAATGAAATATATGATGTATGGAATAGTCTAAGGAGGAATAGAGTGGAGTGA
- a CDS encoding Eco57I restriction-modification methylase domain-containing protein: MNLEMKKQKLNRLVNVFSENLPYYKNQKNNFNEQMTRQQYIDVFLRLLGWDISNPDGLSFKEREVVAEEYSTVNSKDRPDYTIRMNGMSKFYVEAKKVSVDIILEEAPALQARRYGWNAGHDISLLTNFEYLAIYLTYEMPRESDAASKYRYKLYHYSEYEEKFEEIYSLLSRESLFNGTFNKWIESVRPEDATKMSLDKVFLDQLNGWRVLIANDLLSSGCNINSYGNVNECIQTFLNQLVFLRFAEDNRFENHYSLKNEILSHRSYKDYFKTLDKKYNSELFRNSSIITDLSENVLSSIVENLYFPNVSYDFSVIDLSILSKIYENFLQQEIVINDGIATLEKTKSAKIKSVISTPDEIAVSMVKQALSDKIIGKSVEEILELRIIDIAVGSGIFLIEIYNFLERHLVDLYADKNSEFIDEKVVPFAVKRSLIEKVLLGFDINNQAVQLTRFSLLLRLLSNEDRERIEDISPILPSLTKTIVCANSLVSDADIDIVSVNKDDLYEIMPMRSEDERQMQFDIIIGNPPYLKKEDIINSTPKEEISAYEVKYESAYKQYDKYFLFIERIVNLLNEDGQGVLIVPNKFFNVASALKLRDFLLKEKCISKIFDFGSKQLFKGVINYVCVLKLEKNYGNSFEYTKVSSPEDIYNNKKGLIFDVSKLDISHWFLTDDSTILNKYEYAKEKFPCIEEEIIPTNGIQTSKNDVYKIPKNTIVSNENGVVTFIKDGQEFKAEIELLREYYLPSKSDGENKSYQNLKSTNYVIFPYINGKIIHEKEMKENYPNTWRYLHYFKDKLFPKSLGGKRDVRGNEGDFEWYQYGRSQALREVDKEKIIVGVLSKEPNFNIDRNNIAYSSGGTAGYIGLYLKENSKYNLEYIQAWLSHWFTDEIFKTIGSDFEGGFYTHGTNMYKDIPLLPIDFENEYEYKAFDRITELVKSINTTNEDIENETDSRKKELNLRIKENIISKINTQIDELIELKVQENNEC, translated from the coding sequence ATGAATTTAGAAATGAAAAAGCAGAAGTTAAATAGACTTGTGAATGTTTTTTCTGAAAATTTGCCATACTATAAAAATCAAAAAAATAATTTTAATGAGCAGATGACTAGGCAACAATATATAGATGTTTTTTTAAGGTTATTGGGTTGGGATATTTCTAATCCCGATGGATTATCATTTAAGGAACGAGAAGTTGTAGCAGAAGAATATTCTACAGTCAACAGTAAAGATAGACCAGACTATACAATTAGAATGAATGGAATGAGCAAATTCTATGTCGAAGCAAAAAAAGTTAGTGTTGATATCATTTTAGAAGAAGCTCCAGCTTTACAAGCTAGAAGATACGGATGGAATGCTGGACATGATATTTCGTTACTTACAAATTTTGAATATTTAGCAATATATTTAACTTATGAAATGCCCAGAGAATCTGATGCTGCTAGTAAGTATAGATATAAACTTTATCATTATTCTGAGTATGAAGAAAAATTTGAAGAAATATATAGCTTACTCTCAAGAGAGAGTCTTTTTAACGGGACATTTAATAAATGGATAGAGTCTGTACGACCAGAAGATGCAACTAAAATGTCTTTAGATAAAGTTTTTCTAGATCAGTTGAATGGTTGGCGAGTTTTGATTGCAAATGATTTATTAAGTTCTGGATGCAATATAAATTCATATGGGAATGTTAATGAATGTATACAGACATTTTTGAATCAATTAGTGTTTTTGAGATTTGCAGAAGATAATAGATTTGAAAATCATTATAGCTTAAAAAATGAAATATTAAGTCATAGAAGCTATAAAGATTATTTCAAAACATTAGATAAAAAATATAATTCGGAATTATTTAGAAACTCTAGTATAATCACAGATCTGAGCGAAAATGTTTTGAGTAGTATAGTAGAGAATTTATATTTTCCTAATGTGTCTTATGATTTTTCTGTAATTGATTTATCGATTTTAAGCAAAATATATGAAAATTTTTTGCAACAGGAAATTGTAATTAATGATGGAATAGCGACATTAGAGAAAACAAAAAGTGCAAAAATTAAATCTGTAATATCTACACCTGATGAAATAGCGGTATCAATGGTGAAACAGGCTTTATCTGATAAAATTATTGGAAAATCGGTTGAAGAAATACTGGAATTAAGAATAATTGATATCGCTGTTGGATCTGGGATTTTTTTGATTGAGATTTATAATTTTCTGGAAAGACATTTAGTAGATTTATATGCGGATAAAAATAGCGAATTTATTGATGAAAAAGTGGTGCCGTTTGCTGTTAAACGATCGTTGATAGAAAAGGTGTTATTAGGATTTGATATAAATAATCAAGCAGTTCAACTTACACGTTTCTCTCTATTATTAAGATTATTATCCAATGAAGATAGGGAACGAATAGAGGATATTTCACCAATATTGCCCTCACTTACTAAAACAATTGTATGTGCGAATTCGCTAGTCAGTGATGCTGATATAGATATAGTATCTGTAAATAAAGATGATTTGTATGAGATTATGCCCATGAGAAGTGAAGATGAAAGGCAGATGCAGTTTGATATTATTATTGGTAATCCTCCATATTTGAAGAAAGAAGATATTATTAATTCAACTCCAAAAGAAGAGATATCAGCATATGAAGTGAAATATGAAAGTGCATATAAACAGTATGATAAATATTTTTTGTTCATCGAGAGAATAGTAAACCTATTGAATGAAGATGGACAAGGTGTACTTATAGTTCCAAACAAATTTTTTAATGTTGCATCTGCATTGAAATTAAGAGATTTTCTTTTAAAGGAGAAGTGTATATCTAAAATTTTTGATTTTGGAAGTAAACAATTGTTTAAAGGTGTTATTAACTATGTGTGTGTTTTAAAATTAGAAAAAAATTATGGAAATTCTTTTGAATATACGAAAGTTTCATCGCCAGAAGATATTTATAACAACAAAAAAGGATTAATTTTTGATGTTTCAAAATTAGATATTTCACATTGGTTTTTAACAGATGATAGTACAATTCTTAATAAGTATGAATATGCAAAAGAAAAATTTCCTTGTATTGAGGAAGAAATAATACCTACTAACGGTATACAAACTAGCAAAAATGATGTTTATAAAATACCCAAAAATACGATAGTTTCAAATGAAAATGGTGTAGTCACATTTATAAAAGATGGACAGGAATTTAAAGCAGAGATAGAACTATTGAGAGAATATTATTTGCCAAGTAAAAGTGATGGGGAAAATAAGTCATACCAAAATCTAAAATCAACAAACTATGTGATTTTCCCATATATTAATGGAAAAATCATACATGAAAAAGAGATGAAAGAAAATTATCCAAATACATGGAGATATCTGCACTATTTTAAAGATAAATTATTTCCTAAAAGTTTAGGAGGTAAGCGAGATGTAAGAGGAAATGAAGGTGATTTTGAATGGTATCAGTATGGTCGCTCTCAAGCCTTACGAGAAGTTGATAAAGAAAAAATAATTGTTGGAGTGCTTTCTAAAGAGCCAAACTTTAATATAGATAGGAATAATATTGCATATTCATCAGGAGGTACAGCAGGTTATATAGGATTGTATTTGAAAGAGAATTCGAAATACAACTTGGAATATATTCAAGCTTGGCTTAGTCACTGGTTTACAGATGAAATTTTTAAAACTATTGGCAGTGATTTTGAAGGAGGTTTTTACACTCACGGAACAAATATGTACAAGGATATACCGCTTCTACCAATTGATTTTGAAAATGAATATGAATATAAAGCTTTTGATAGAATTACTGAATTGGTAAAGAGTATTAATACTACAAACGAAGATATAGAAAATGAGACTGATTCAAGGAAAAAAGAACTTAATTTAAGAATTAAAGAAAATATAATATCAAAAATAAATACTCAAATAGACGAATTAATAGAATTAAAGGTGCAAGAAAATAATGAATGTTAA
- a CDS encoding helix-turn-helix domain-containing protein, producing MSKLSYKKLFKKLIDIEMKNIELMEKAKVSKSTFYKIKNGENVTTDVLLRICNVLECDISEIVECVEE from the coding sequence ATGTCAAAATTAAGCTATAAAAAATTATTTAAGAAATTAATAGATATAGAAATGAAAAATATTGAGCTTATGGAAAAAGCCAAAGTAAGTAAAAGTACATTCTACAAAATAAAAAATGGCGAAAATGTCACTACTGATGTATTGCTAAGGATATGCAATGTCTTAGAGTGTGATATTTCGGAAATTGTCGAATGCGTGGAGGAATAA